Genomic segment of Umezawaea sp. Da 62-37:
CGAGGGCTTCCACGAACGCGAGCACGAGGAGCAGGACATGCGCTCGGCGTGGTTCCCGCGCGGCGAGTTCGAGGCGATGATCATCCGCGGCGACATCACCGACGCCCAGTCCATCGCCGCGTACACGATGCTCCTGCTGCACGAGCACACCCAACCGTGATCGACCGCGTCACCACCCCGCCCTCGGGCGAACTCGCGGACGTACTCGTCGACGCGGTCGAGGGCGGCGCCTCCGTGGGCTTCCTACTGCCCCTGGACCGCGCCAACGCCGCGTCATGGTGGGAGGACTTGGCACCAGCCGTCGCCTCCGGCTCCCTGCTGCTCTGGGTGGCACGCATCGACGGCCGGGTCGTCGGCACCGTCCAGGTCCGCCTAGCCACCATGCCGAACGCCCGCCACCGCGGCGAACTAGCGAAACTACTGGTCCACCGCTCCGCCCGCGGCCGGGGCATCGCCCGCGCCCTGGTGGAAGCCGCCGAGCAGGGCGCGGCCGACGCGGGCATCACCCTGCTCATCCTCGACACCGAGACCCGCAGCCCCGCCCACGGCATCTACACCCACCTGGGCTGGACCGAGGTCGGCACCATCCCCGACTACGCCCTGGACCCCAAGGGCGAGCAAAGCCCCACCACCATCTTCTACAA
This window contains:
- a CDS encoding GNAT family N-acetyltransferase: MIDRVTTPPSGELADVLVDAVEGGASVGFLLPLDRANAASWWEDLAPAVASGSLLLWVARIDGRVVGTVQVRLATMPNARHRGELAKLLVHRSARGRGIARALVEAAEQGAADAGITLLILDTETRSPAHGIYTHLGWTEVGTIPDYALDPKGEQSPTTIFYKRIP